A single region of the Duganella sp. BuS-21 genome encodes:
- the hisA gene encoding 1-(5-phosphoribosyl)-5-[(5-phosphoribosylamino)methylideneamino]imidazole-4-carboxamide isomerase codes for MLLIPAIDLKDGHCVRLKQGDMELATVFSEDPAEMALHWLKQGARRLHLVDLNGAFAGKPKNEAAIKSILQAVQDYAEENDLDEIPVQLGGGIRDLDTIERYLDAGITYVIIGTAAVKEPGFLHDACGAFPGHIIVGLDAKDGKVATDGWSKMSGHEVIDLAKKFEAYGVESIIYTDIGRDGMMGGVNIEATVKLAQAVKIPVIASGGLHNLADVEALCAVQDEGIEGVICGRSIYEGTIDLASAQLRADELSGDLIEEEDQS; via the coding sequence ATGCTGCTCATTCCTGCCATCGACCTCAAAGACGGTCACTGCGTTCGCTTGAAACAAGGCGACATGGAACTCGCCACCGTATTTTCCGAAGATCCGGCCGAGATGGCCCTGCATTGGCTCAAGCAGGGCGCGCGGCGCCTGCACCTGGTCGACCTGAACGGCGCCTTCGCCGGCAAGCCGAAGAACGAGGCCGCCATCAAGTCCATCCTGCAAGCCGTGCAAGACTATGCGGAAGAAAACGACCTGGACGAGATCCCGGTACAACTGGGCGGCGGCATCCGCGACCTCGACACCATCGAGCGCTACCTCGACGCCGGCATCACCTATGTCATCATCGGCACCGCCGCCGTGAAAGAGCCTGGCTTCCTGCATGACGCCTGCGGCGCCTTCCCGGGCCACATCATCGTCGGCCTGGACGCCAAGGACGGCAAGGTTGCCACCGACGGCTGGAGCAAGATGTCCGGCCACGAGGTGATCGACCTGGCCAAGAAATTCGAAGCCTATGGCGTGGAATCGATCATCTACACCGACATCGGCCGCGACGGCATGATGGGCGGCGTCAACATCGAGGCCACCGTCAAGCTGGCGCAAGCGGTCAAGATTCCGGTGATCGCCTCGGGCGGCCTGCACAACCTGGCCGACGTCGAAGCGCTGTGCGCGGTGCAGGACGAAGGCATCGAAGGCGTGATCTGCGGCCGTTCAATTTACGAAGGCACCATCGACCTTGCCTCGGCCCAGCTGCGCGCCGACGAGTTGAGCGGCGACCTGATCGAAGAAGAAGACCAGAGTTAA
- the hisH gene encoding imidazole glycerol phosphate synthase subunit HisH: MKKIVVVDYGMGNLRSVAQALRAVAPEANVLISGEVADIQSADRIVLPGQGAMPDCMRSLRESGVQEALLEASRSKPLMGVCIGEQMLFDGSEEGNAAGLGLLPGKVVRFQLDGQLQEDGSRFKVPQMGWNQVRQTASHPMWQDIPDNAYFYFVHSYFAQPEQTAHTVGQTVYGAAFSCAVARDNIFATQFHPEKSAATGLLLYKNFVHWNP; the protein is encoded by the coding sequence ATGAAAAAAATCGTAGTAGTTGATTACGGCATGGGTAATCTGCGCTCGGTCGCGCAGGCCCTGCGCGCCGTCGCGCCGGAAGCCAACGTGCTGATTTCGGGCGAAGTGGCCGACATCCAGTCGGCCGACCGTATCGTGTTGCCCGGCCAGGGCGCCATGCCGGACTGCATGCGCAGCCTGCGCGAATCCGGCGTCCAGGAAGCGTTGCTGGAAGCGTCGCGCAGCAAGCCGCTGATGGGCGTGTGCATCGGCGAGCAGATGCTGTTCGACGGCAGCGAGGAAGGCAATGCCGCCGGCCTGGGCCTGTTGCCAGGCAAGGTGGTACGCTTCCAGCTGGACGGCCAGTTGCAGGAAGACGGTTCACGCTTCAAAGTGCCGCAAATGGGCTGGAACCAAGTGCGGCAAACGGCGTCTCATCCGATGTGGCAGGATATTCCGGACAACGCCTATTTCTACTTCGTGCACAGCTATTTTGCCCAGCCGGAACAGACTGCACACACGGTCGGCCAAACTGTCTACGGTGCGGCGTTCAGTTGCGCCGTCGCGCGTGATAATATTTTTGCTACCCAGTTTCATCCGGAGAAAAGCGCCGCAACCGGACTGCTGTTGTACAAGAACTTTGTTCACTGGAATCCTTGA
- the hisB gene encoding imidazoleglycerol-phosphate dehydratase HisB — protein MNRTAEIIRNTNETQVRVSINLDGTGKQKLNTGVPFLDHMLDQIARHGLFDLEVEATGDIHIDNHHTVEDVGITLGMAVAKAIGDRKGIVRYGHSYVPLDEALSRVVLDYSGRPGIEYHIPFTRAMIGTFDVDLTLEFFRGFVNHALLTLHIDNLRGTNAHHQCETVFKAFGRALRMASELDPRAAGTIPSTKGTL, from the coding sequence ATGAACCGCACCGCAGAAATCATCCGCAACACCAACGAGACGCAAGTCCGCGTTTCCATCAACCTGGACGGCACCGGCAAACAGAAGCTGAATACCGGCGTGCCTTTCCTCGACCATATGCTGGACCAGATCGCCCGCCACGGCCTGTTCGACCTGGAAGTCGAAGCCACCGGCGATATCCACATCGACAACCACCACACGGTGGAAGACGTCGGCATCACGCTGGGCATGGCGGTGGCCAAGGCCATTGGCGACCGCAAAGGCATTGTGCGCTACGGCCATTCCTATGTGCCGCTGGACGAGGCGTTGTCGCGCGTGGTGCTCGATTACTCGGGCCGCCCGGGCATCGAATATCACATCCCGTTCACGCGCGCCATGATCGGCACCTTCGACGTCGACCTGACGCTGGAATTCTTCCGCGGCTTCGTCAACCACGCGCTGCTGACCCTGCATATCGACAACCTGCGCGGCACCAACGCCCACCACCAGTGCGAGACCGTGTTCAAGGCCTTCGGCCGCGCGCTGCGCATGGCGTCCGAGCTGGACCCGCGCGCCGCCGGCACGATTCCATCGACCAAGGGCACTCTGTAA
- the hisC gene encoding histidinol-phosphate transaminase produces the protein MSPIESLVNNTIRPDVKAVASYHVADASGYLKLDAMENPYHLPHPLREALGQRLADVALNRYPAAAYSTIKQRIKDTLGVPAGYDVILGNGSDELISILCMACAMQDRRAVVVAPTPSFVMYQRSAQFAGMDYVGVPLKADLTLDLPAMLAAIAEYKPALVFLSYPNNPTGNLFAEDDIVAIIKALDRNGCGLAVVDEAYQPFAQRTFMHRLPEFANLVVMRTVSKLGLAGIRLGYMSAAPQLLVEFDKVRPPYNINVLTQVAAEFALDHVEVLNQQAAALRAARADLTAALARIPGVEVFPSAANFILIRVPNSDDANAKLLAHKVLVKNVSKMHSVLANCLRITVSTPEENSTFLDAFAASQAA, from the coding sequence ATGTCCCCCATCGAATCGCTGGTTAACAACACCATCCGTCCCGACGTCAAAGCCGTAGCAAGCTATCACGTTGCCGATGCGAGTGGTTACCTTAAACTGGACGCGATGGAGAACCCTTACCACCTGCCGCATCCTCTGCGGGAGGCGCTGGGCCAGCGCCTGGCCGACGTGGCGCTCAACCGCTACCCGGCCGCCGCCTACAGCACCATCAAGCAGCGCATCAAGGACACGCTGGGCGTGCCAGCCGGTTATGACGTCATCCTCGGCAACGGCTCGGATGAACTGATCTCCATCCTGTGCATGGCCTGCGCCATGCAGGACCGCCGCGCAGTTGTTGTGGCGCCGACGCCGTCGTTCGTGATGTACCAGCGCTCGGCGCAATTCGCCGGCATGGACTACGTCGGCGTGCCGCTGAAAGCCGACCTGACGCTGGACCTGCCGGCCATGCTGGCCGCCATCGCCGAATACAAGCCGGCGCTGGTGTTCCTGTCCTACCCGAACAACCCGACCGGCAATCTGTTCGCCGAGGACGACATCGTCGCCATCATCAAGGCGCTCGACAGGAACGGCTGCGGCCTGGCCGTGGTGGACGAGGCCTACCAGCCGTTCGCCCAGCGGACCTTCATGCATCGCCTGCCTGAATTTGCCAATCTGGTGGTGATGCGCACCGTATCGAAGCTGGGACTGGCCGGCATCCGCCTCGGCTACATGTCGGCGGCGCCGCAGTTGCTGGTGGAATTCGACAAAGTGCGGCCTCCTTACAACATCAACGTACTGACCCAGGTTGCGGCCGAATTCGCGCTCGACCATGTGGAGGTGCTGAACCAACAGGCGGCCGCATTGCGTGCCGCACGCGCCGATCTGACGGCAGCATTGGCCCGTATCCCGGGCGTGGAAGTTTTTCCGTCAGCGGCGAATTTTATCTTGATTCGCGTACCGAATTCCGACGATGCAAACGCGAAACTGCTGGCCCACAAGGTTTTAGTAAAAAATGTGAGTAAAATGCATAGTGTGCTGGCGAATTGCCTTCGCATTACCGTGAGCACCCCGGAAGAAAATTCCACCTTCCTCGATGCCTTCGCCGCATCGCAGGCAGCCTGA
- a CDS encoding site-specific DNA-methyltransferase, whose amino-acid sequence MTETWINQVFCEDALAGLARIPDGSIDLILTDPPYNLGKDYGNASDQQTVDEYLRWTEQWIDAALPKLKPNGSLYIFLTWRFSPEIFVMLKKRMMMMNEIIWDRRVPSMGGSVRSFSSVHDTIGFFVRRKDYYFDLDAVRIPYDAETKKARTRSIFVGAKWLEVGYNPKDLWSVSRLHREHPERADHPTQKPLEIIERMVKASCPPDGVVLDLFMGSGTTAVAAQRCGRNFVGFELNPEYCAIINQRLTAPEIPVKKSRSSVNP is encoded by the coding sequence ATGACCGAAACGTGGATCAATCAGGTCTTCTGTGAGGATGCGCTGGCCGGCCTGGCGCGCATCCCGGATGGTTCCATCGATCTGATTCTGACCGATCCGCCGTATAACCTCGGCAAGGACTACGGCAACGCCTCGGACCAGCAAACGGTAGACGAATACCTGCGCTGGACCGAGCAGTGGATAGACGCCGCCCTGCCCAAGCTGAAGCCCAACGGCAGCTTGTACATTTTCCTGACCTGGCGTTTTTCGCCGGAGATCTTCGTCATGCTGAAAAAGCGCATGATGATGATGAACGAAATTATCTGGGACCGCCGCGTGCCGTCCATGGGCGGCAGCGTGCGCAGCTTCTCGTCGGTGCACGACACCATCGGCTTTTTCGTGCGCCGCAAGGATTACTACTTCGACCTCGACGCCGTGCGCATCCCGTACGACGCCGAAACCAAGAAGGCCCGCACGCGCTCCATCTTCGTCGGCGCCAAGTGGCTGGAAGTGGGCTACAACCCGAAAGACCTGTGGAGCGTATCGCGCCTGCACCGCGAGCACCCGGAGCGCGCCGACCATCCGACGCAAAAGCCGCTGGAGATCATCGAGCGCATGGTCAAGGCTTCGTGCCCGCCGGACGGCGTGGTGCTGGACCTGTTCATGGGCAGCGGCACCACGGCGGTGGCGGCCCAGCGCTGCGGCCGCAATTTCGTCGGCTTTGAATTGAATCCCGAATACTGCGCCATCATCAATCAACGATTGACGGCGCCGGAAATACCCGTCAAGAAGTCCCGAAGTTCAGTCAACCCATAG
- the hisD gene encoding histidinol dehydrogenase gives MQKMITKLDSSQADFKQRLDTLLAFEASTDDAIESAVGKILADVKARGDAAVLEYTNRFDRLPNGGASSMAALDVSQEELQAALAAIPEAQRKALEVAAHRVRVFHERQKQELNGFTYTEADGTVLGQRVTPLDRVGIYVPGGKAAYPSSVLMNAIPAHVAGVEEIIMVVPTPDGVKNQMVFAAAAIAGVTRVITIGGAQAVAALAYGTETIQAVDKIVGPGNAYVAAAKRRVFGTVGIDMIAGPSEILIVCDGTTDPDWVAMDLFSQAEHDELAQAILLCPDADYIAKVEASIEKLLPQMPRQQVIRTSLADRGALIKVRDMDEACAIANSIAAEHLEISAAEPQQWADKIRHAGAMFLGRFSSESLGDYCCGPNHVLPTSRTARFSSPLGVYDFQKRSSIIYVSEAGAQTLGKVAAELAYGEGLQAHARSAELRLK, from the coding sequence ATCCAAAAAATGATTACCAAGCTCGATTCCAGCCAGGCCGATTTCAAGCAGCGCCTGGACACTCTGCTGGCGTTTGAAGCCAGCACCGACGACGCCATCGAAAGTGCGGTCGGCAAAATCCTCGCCGACGTGAAAGCGCGCGGCGACGCCGCCGTGCTCGAATACACCAACCGCTTTGATCGCCTGCCGAATGGCGGCGCGTCCAGCATGGCCGCGCTGGATGTCTCGCAGGAAGAACTGCAAGCCGCGTTGGCTGCGATTCCCGAAGCCCAGCGCAAGGCGCTTGAAGTGGCGGCACACCGCGTGCGTGTGTTCCACGAGCGCCAGAAGCAGGAACTGAACGGCTTCACCTACACCGAAGCCGATGGCACGGTGCTGGGCCAGCGCGTCACGCCGCTGGACCGCGTCGGCATCTACGTCCCGGGCGGCAAGGCCGCCTATCCATCGTCGGTGCTGATGAATGCGATTCCGGCGCACGTGGCCGGCGTGGAAGAAATCATCATGGTGGTGCCAACGCCGGACGGCGTGAAGAACCAGATGGTGTTCGCCGCCGCCGCGATTGCCGGCGTGACCCGCGTGATCACCATCGGCGGCGCGCAAGCCGTGGCCGCGCTGGCGTACGGCACCGAAACCATTCAAGCCGTCGACAAGATCGTCGGCCCGGGCAACGCCTATGTGGCCGCCGCCAAGCGCCGCGTGTTCGGCACCGTCGGCATCGACATGATCGCCGGGCCGTCGGAAATCCTGATCGTCTGCGACGGCACCACCGATCCGGACTGGGTCGCCATGGACCTGTTCTCGCAAGCGGAGCACGACGAGCTGGCGCAAGCCATCCTGCTGTGCCCCGACGCCGACTACATCGCCAAGGTGGAAGCGAGCATAGAAAAGCTACTGCCCCAGATGCCGCGCCAGCAAGTGATCCGCACGTCGTTGGCCGACCGCGGCGCGCTGATCAAGGTGCGCGACATGGACGAAGCCTGCGCCATCGCCAATAGCATCGCCGCCGAGCACCTGGAAATTTCCGCCGCCGAGCCGCAGCAATGGGCCGACAAAATCCGTCATGCGGGCGCCATGTTCCTCGGCCGCTTCTCTTCCGAGTCGCTGGGCGACTACTGCTGCGGCCCGAACCACGTGCTGCCGACCTCGCGCACCGCACGCTTTTCGTCGCCGCTGGGCGTGTACGATTTCCAGAAACGCTCGTCGATCATTTACGTCAGCGAAGCCGGCGCGCAAACGCTGGGCAAGGTCGCGGCGGAACTGGCCTACGGCGAAGGACTGCAGGCGCACGCCCGCAGCGCGGAGCTGCGCCTTAAATGA
- the hisG gene encoding ATP phosphoribosyltransferase, giving the protein MSAFQADSQQLILALSKGRIFDDTLPLLEAAGITVTENPETSRKLILPTNDPNVRVLIVRATDVPTYVQHGAADFGVAGKDVLMEHGGEGLYQPIDLRIAECRMSVAVRNGFDYETAVRQGARLRVATKFVETARAHFAKKGVHVDLIKLYGSMELAPLVGLSDAIVDVVSTGGTLRANDLKEVEAIMDISSRLIVNQAALKMKRERLQPIIEAFERASKK; this is encoded by the coding sequence ATGAGTGCATTCCAAGCCGACTCCCAGCAGCTGATTCTTGCGCTGTCGAAGGGCCGCATTTTCGACGACACCTTGCCGCTGCTTGAAGCAGCGGGCATCACCGTCACCGAGAATCCGGAAACTTCGCGCAAGCTGATCCTGCCCACCAACGACCCTAATGTGCGCGTGCTGATCGTGCGCGCCACCGACGTGCCGACCTATGTGCAGCATGGCGCGGCGGACTTCGGCGTGGCCGGCAAGGATGTGCTGATGGAGCATGGCGGCGAAGGACTGTACCAGCCGATCGACCTGCGCATCGCCGAGTGCCGCATGTCGGTCGCGGTGCGCAACGGCTTCGATTACGAGACCGCCGTGCGCCAGGGCGCGCGCCTGCGCGTGGCCACCAAGTTCGTCGAGACCGCGCGCGCGCACTTCGCCAAAAAGGGCGTGCACGTCGATCTGATCAAGCTGTATGGCTCGATGGAGCTGGCGCCGCTGGTCGGCCTGTCGGACGCCATCGTCGACGTGGTCAGCACCGGCGGCACACTGCGCGCCAACGACCTGAAAGAGGTCGAGGCCATCATGGATATTTCGTCGCGCCTGATCGTGAACCAGGCCGCGCTGAAGATGAAACGCGAGCGCCTGCAACCGATTATCGAAGCATTTGAACGCGCATCCAAAAAATGA
- the murA gene encoding UDP-N-acetylglucosamine 1-carboxyvinyltransferase — protein MDKLLIQGGNRLQGDITISGAKNAALPILCAGLLTAGDVELSNVPHLHDVSTILKLLGQTGLKVTQDGDKVTLNGSAIDKLEAPYELVKTMRASILVLGPLLARFGQAKVSLPGGCAIGSRPVDQHIKGLQALGADITVEGGYIYAKCAKLKGARIVTDMITVTGTENLLMAATLAEGETVLENAACEPEVTDLANLLVAMGAKIEGIGTNRLVIQGVAELHGAKHAVISDRIEAATFLCAVAATGGDITIRNTRVDIMDAALDKLREIGLQLTIGDTWIRAQMDKRPNPVTFRTTEYPGFPTDMQAQFMAVNTIAAGASRVTETIFENRFMHVQEMNRLGAQIETDGNTAFIKGVEQLVGAPVMATDLRASASLVIAGLAARGETLIDRIYHLDRGYDQMEVKLSAVGANIQRIK, from the coding sequence ATGGACAAGCTTCTGATTCAAGGCGGTAACCGCCTGCAAGGCGACATCACCATCTCGGGCGCGAAGAACGCGGCCCTGCCTATCTTGTGCGCGGGCCTGCTGACCGCCGGCGACGTCGAGCTGTCCAACGTGCCGCACCTGCACGACGTGTCCACGATCCTGAAGCTGCTGGGCCAGACCGGCCTGAAAGTCACGCAGGACGGCGACAAGGTCACCCTCAACGGCAGCGCCATCGACAAGCTGGAAGCGCCGTATGAACTGGTGAAGACCATGCGCGCTTCGATCCTGGTGCTGGGGCCGCTGCTGGCGCGCTTCGGCCAGGCCAAGGTGTCGCTGCCGGGCGGCTGCGCCATCGGTTCGCGTCCGGTCGACCAGCACATCAAGGGCTTGCAGGCGCTGGGCGCCGACATCACCGTGGAAGGCGGCTACATCTACGCCAAGTGCGCCAAGCTGAAAGGCGCGCGCATCGTCACCGACATGATCACCGTCACCGGCACCGAGAACCTGCTGATGGCGGCGACGCTGGCCGAAGGCGAGACCGTGCTGGAAAACGCCGCCTGCGAACCGGAAGTGACCGACCTGGCCAATCTGCTGGTGGCCATGGGCGCCAAGATCGAAGGCATAGGCACTAATCGGCTGGTGATCCAGGGCGTCGCCGAACTGCATGGCGCCAAGCACGCCGTGATCTCGGACCGCATCGAAGCGGCGACCTTCCTGTGCGCCGTGGCGGCCACCGGCGGCGACATCACCATCCGCAACACGCGCGTCGATATCATGGACGCCGCGCTGGACAAGCTGCGCGAGATCGGCCTGCAGCTGACCATCGGCGACACCTGGATCCGCGCGCAGATGGACAAGCGTCCAAATCCTGTGACCTTCCGCACCACCGAATACCCGGGCTTCCCGACCGACATGCAGGCGCAGTTCATGGCGGTGAACACCATCGCCGCCGGCGCCAGCCGCGTGACGGAAACCATTTTTGAAAACCGCTTCATGCACGTCCAGGAGATGAACCGCCTGGGCGCGCAAATTGAAACCGATGGCAACACCGCCTTTATCAAAGGCGTGGAACAGCTGGTTGGCGCGCCTGTGATGGCGACCGACCTGCGCGCCTCCGCTTCGCTGGTGATCGCCGGCCTGGCAGCGCGCGGTGAAACCTTGATCGACCGCATCTATCACCTGGACCGCGGCTACGATCAGATGGAAGTCAAACTCTCCGCCGTAGGCGCCAACATCCAGCGAATCAAATAA
- a CDS encoding BolA family transcriptional regulator, translated as MATTPELIHGYISAGLACTHLEVEGDGQHFQAIIVSPAFAGKRPIQRHQLVYAALGDRMREEIHALSMKTLTPEEYQG; from the coding sequence ATGGCTACTACTCCAGAACTCATCCACGGCTACATCTCGGCCGGCCTCGCATGCACCCACCTCGAAGTGGAGGGCGACGGCCAGCACTTCCAGGCGATTATTGTGTCGCCTGCGTTTGCGGGCAAGCGTCCGATCCAGCGCCACCAGCTGGTGTACGCCGCGCTGGGCGACCGCATGCGTGAAGAGATCCACGCGCTGTCGATGAAAACCCTCACCCCTGAAGAATATCAAGGATAA
- a CDS encoding ABC transporter permease: MNFISAGFRTLVFKETLRFWKVATQTIGAPILTAMLYLLIFGHVLEGRVNVYEGVNYTSFLIPGLVMMSVLQNSFANSSSSLIQSKITGNLVFVLLTPLSHWEIFSAYVIAAMVRGIVVGCGVFFVTAWFAHLSFAAPLWIIVFALLGAAILGTMGLIAGIWAEKFDQLAAFQNFLIVPLTFLAGVFYSIHSLPPVWQAVSHLNPFFYMIDGFRYGFFGQSDVNPLMSVAIVSAFLVVLAFLAIRLLRSGYRLRH, from the coding sequence ATGAACTTCATTTCCGCCGGCTTCCGCACCCTGGTCTTCAAGGAGACCTTGCGCTTCTGGAAAGTCGCCACGCAAACCATCGGCGCGCCGATCCTGACGGCCATGCTGTACCTGCTGATCTTCGGCCATGTGCTGGAAGGCCGCGTCAACGTCTACGAGGGCGTGAACTACACCTCGTTCCTGATACCTGGCCTGGTGATGATGAGCGTGTTGCAGAACTCCTTCGCCAACTCCTCGTCCTCGCTGATCCAGTCCAAGATCACCGGCAACCTGGTGTTCGTGCTGCTGACGCCCTTGTCGCACTGGGAGATCTTCTCGGCCTACGTGATCGCCGCCATGGTGCGCGGCATCGTGGTCGGCTGCGGCGTGTTCTTCGTCACCGCCTGGTTCGCCCACCTGTCGTTCGCGGCGCCGCTGTGGATTATCGTGTTCGCGCTGCTGGGCGCCGCCATCCTCGGCACCATGGGCCTGATCGCCGGCATCTGGGCCGAGAAGTTCGACCAGCTGGCCGCCTTCCAGAACTTTCTGATCGTGCCGCTGACCTTCCTGGCTGGCGTGTTCTACTCGATCCACTCGCTGCCGCCGGTATGGCAGGCGGTATCGCATTTGAATCCGTTCTTCTACATGATCGACGGCTTCCGTTACGGCTTCTTCGGCCAGTCCGACGTCAACCCGCTGATGAGCGTGGCCATTGTTTCGGCCTTCCTCGTGGTGCTGGCGTTCCTGGCGATTCGTTTGCTGCGCTCGGGTTATCGCCTGCGCCACTAA
- a CDS encoding ABC transporter ATP-binding protein has protein sequence MTAIQISHVEKRYKSLQALGGVSLSIEEGEFFGLLGPNGAGKTTLISIIAGLIRPDAGTVKIHGHDVVSDFRAARKKLGVVPQELVFDPFFTVRETLRLQSGYFGLKNNDAWIDEVMHNLDLTNKADTNMRALSGGMKRRVLVAQALVHKPPVIVLDEPTAGVDVELRQTLWKFISRLNREGHTVVLTTHYLEEAQAMCKRVAMLKLGQVVALDSMASLIRRISGSQLIVNMTHGDLPDDLQSLVTHPDTSEHGKKYSLRINEYAEVEQILKRLRESGAIIDEMQLQQADLEDIFLQIMDKGTV, from the coding sequence ATGACAGCGATCCAAATTAGTCATGTCGAGAAGCGCTACAAGTCGCTCCAGGCGCTGGGCGGCGTCTCCCTCTCCATTGAAGAGGGCGAGTTCTTCGGCCTGCTGGGGCCGAACGGCGCCGGCAAGACCACCCTGATTTCCATCATCGCCGGCCTGATCCGTCCAGATGCGGGTACGGTCAAGATCCACGGCCACGACGTCGTCAGCGATTTCCGCGCCGCGCGCAAGAAGCTGGGCGTGGTGCCGCAGGAGCTGGTGTTCGATCCCTTCTTCACGGTGCGCGAAACGCTGCGCCTGCAGTCGGGCTATTTCGGCCTGAAGAACAATGACGCCTGGATCGACGAGGTGATGCACAACCTCGACCTGACCAACAAGGCCGACACCAATATGCGCGCGCTGTCCGGCGGCATGAAGCGTCGCGTGCTGGTGGCGCAGGCGCTGGTGCACAAGCCGCCCGTGATCGTGCTCGATGAGCCGACCGCCGGGGTCGACGTCGAACTGCGCCAGACCCTGTGGAAATTCATCTCGCGCCTGAACCGCGAAGGCCACACCGTGGTGCTGACCACCCACTACCTGGAAGAAGCGCAAGCCATGTGCAAGCGCGTGGCCATGCTCAAACTGGGCCAGGTGGTGGCGCTGGATTCCATGGCCTCGCTGATCCGCCGCATCTCCGGTTCGCAGCTGATCGTCAACATGACGCACGGCGACTTGCCGGACGACCTGCAATCGCTGGTCACGCATCCGGACACCTCGGAGCATGGCAAGAAGTACAGCCTGCGCATCAACGAATACGCCGAAGTCGAACAGATACTGAAACGCCTGCGCGAATCGGGCGCCATCATCGACGAAATGCAATTGCAACAAGCGGATCTGGAAGATATCTTCTTGCAGATCATGGACAAGGGTACCGTATGA
- a CDS encoding STAS domain-containing protein, giving the protein MNAVTEPIDNLQSLTSLTVVNATAALERGLAAIKAGQTVFDLRHVLTVDSVAVSVMLAWQRAAQASGVQLQLKNLPPALQSLTKLYGVCSLLFPSDVKLDQDGAAPRIAGHDEFAPVKAPESFFTKKTAVAGDSAEHH; this is encoded by the coding sequence ATGAACGCCGTTACCGAACCCATCGACAACCTGCAGTCGCTCACGTCCCTGACCGTGGTTAACGCCACTGCGGCGCTGGAGCGCGGCCTTGCCGCCATCAAGGCCGGCCAGACCGTGTTCGACCTGCGCCATGTGTTGACGGTGGATTCGGTGGCGGTGTCGGTGATGCTGGCGTGGCAACGCGCCGCCCAGGCCTCAGGCGTCCAGCTGCAACTGAAAAACCTGCCGCCGGCGCTGCAAAGCCTGACCAAGCTGTACGGCGTGTGCTCGCTGCTGTTCCCATCCGACGTCAAGCTCGACCAGGATGGCGCCGCGCCGCGCATCGCCGGCCACGACGAATTCGCGCCGGTCAAGGCGCCGGAATCGTTCTTCACCAAAAAAACCGCAGTTGCCGGCGACTCCGCCGAGCATCATTGA
- a CDS encoding ABC transporter substrate-binding protein — MKLIKQLIALATVALAFNAHAAAPANEAPDALVKRISQDVIDTAKADKSIQAGDTKKVIDLVETKILPYVDFQRMTSLAAGRFWRDATPEQQKALTEQFRSLLVFTYSGALSQIKNETVEFKPLRADPADTEVEVRSQVNMSRGEPIPLNYRVAKGPQGWKIYDINVLGAWLVETYKGTFASEINKGGIDGLIKALTEKNKKLASKPLNTKAPK, encoded by the coding sequence ATGAAATTGATTAAACAACTGATCGCTTTAGCAACTGTCGCCCTGGCGTTCAACGCCCACGCCGCCGCCCCCGCCAACGAGGCGCCGGACGCGCTGGTCAAGCGCATCAGCCAGGATGTGATCGACACGGCCAAGGCCGACAAGTCGATCCAGGCCGGCGACACCAAGAAGGTCATCGACCTGGTCGAAACCAAGATCCTGCCGTACGTGGACTTCCAGCGCATGACGTCGCTGGCCGCCGGCCGCTTCTGGCGCGACGCCACGCCTGAGCAGCAGAAGGCCCTGACCGAACAGTTCCGCTCGCTGCTGGTGTTCACCTACTCGGGCGCGCTGTCGCAGATCAAGAACGAGACCGTGGAATTCAAGCCGCTGCGCGCCGATCCGGCCGACACCGAAGTGGAAGTGCGTTCCCAGGTCAACATGAGCCGTGGCGAACCGATCCCGCTCAACTACCGCGTCGCCAAGGGGCCGCAAGGCTGGAAGATTTACGACATCAACGTGCTGGGCGCGTGGCTGGTCGAGACCTACAAGGGCACCTTCGCCTCCGAGATCAACAAGGGCGGCATCGACGGCCTGATCAAGGCGCTGACCGAGAAGAACAAAAAGCTCGCCAGCAAGCCACTGAACACGAAAGCACCGAAGTAA